One Mariprofundus sp. NF genomic region harbors:
- a CDS encoding ankyrin repeat domain-containing protein — MNRDAQTDNEKRWFEAAVAGDQEGLERLLEQGVQVNTTDATKSTALHYATKHGHLSLMCFLIENGADLHAVNERLSTPLHLTEKNIDAIRILLEAGADPNLKDADYDYPYYYAFYGSMPREIAELYVKHGANLMLFDK, encoded by the coding sequence GTGAACAGAGATGCGCAGACAGATAATGAGAAACGCTGGTTTGAGGCAGCTGTTGCTGGTGATCAGGAGGGTTTGGAGCGTTTATTGGAGCAAGGTGTTCAGGTTAACACTACCGATGCTACAAAATCGACCGCCCTGCATTATGCGACCAAACATGGTCATCTCAGTTTGATGTGTTTTCTTATTGAAAATGGCGCTGATCTGCATGCAGTCAATGAGAGGCTCTCAACGCCTCTGCATCTGACTGAGAAGAATATCGATGCCATCCGAATTCTTTTAGAGGCCGGAGCCGATCCGAATCTGAAGGATGCCGACTACGACTATCCCTACTACTACGCTTTCTATGGCTCCATGCCACGCGAAATTGCCGAGTTATATGTCAAACACGGGGCAAATTTGATGCTGTTTGATAAGTAG
- the sucD gene encoding succinate--CoA ligase subunit alpha: MSVLLDKNTRVICQGYTGKQGTFHSSAMIEYGTCFVGGVTPGKGGQSHLERPVFNTVADAVEQEGAEASVIFVPPRFAADAIIEAADAGIKLIACITEGIPVLDMLKVKESISGKECVLIGPNCPGIITPGDAKIGIMPGHIHKPGRVGVISRSGTLTYEAVDQLTRTGLGQSTCIGMGGDPIHGMDFIDALKLFEADDQTEGIVLIGEIGGSDEEHAAEYIRHAISKPVVAFIAGATAPKGKRMGHAGAIISGGKGTAEAKFAALEMAGVTVERNPTLLGARMLELLS, translated from the coding sequence ATGAGTGTACTGCTTGATAAAAACACACGTGTGATCTGTCAGGGGTATACCGGCAAACAGGGGACATTCCACTCCAGTGCCATGATTGAGTACGGCACCTGTTTTGTCGGTGGCGTGACACCGGGTAAAGGTGGTCAGTCCCATCTTGAACGCCCTGTATTTAACACGGTTGCCGATGCCGTAGAGCAGGAGGGGGCAGAAGCATCAGTGATCTTTGTGCCTCCCCGTTTTGCTGCCGATGCGATCATTGAGGCTGCAGATGCCGGCATTAAACTGATTGCCTGTATTACAGAAGGTATTCCGGTTCTCGATATGCTGAAGGTGAAAGAGAGCATTAGCGGTAAAGAGTGTGTTCTGATCGGCCCCAACTGTCCGGGTATTATCACGCCGGGTGATGCCAAGATAGGTATTATGCCGGGTCACATTCATAAGCCGGGTCGCGTAGGTGTAATCTCCCGCTCCGGAACACTGACCTATGAGGCAGTAGATCAGTTAACCCGGACAGGTCTTGGCCAGTCCACCTGTATCGGTATGGGCGGAGATCCCATTCACGGCATGGATTTTATTGATGCCTTAAAGCTTTTTGAAGCGGACGATCAGACCGAGGGTATTGTACTGATTGGCGAGATTGGCGGCTCCGATGAAGAGCATGCTGCTGAATATATTCGCCACGCTATCTCAAAACCGGTCGTAGCATTTATTGCCGGTGCAACGGCTCCAAAAGGCAAACGCATGGGCCATGCCGGCGCCATTATCTCCGGTGGCAAGGGAACGGCAGAGGCCAAATTTGCAGCGCTTGAGATGGCCGGTGTTACTGTAGAACGTAACCCGACGCTACTGGGTGCGCGTATGCTGGAGCTTCTCTCTTAA
- the rfaD gene encoding ADP-glyceromanno-heptose 6-epimerase — protein MSERILVTGGAGYIGSNITAALLKRPATDVVVVDDFSSGDWRNLIHVDCEVRAADCDDPFLLEEIADGGFSAIYHQAAITDTTVMDQRLMVEVNTNAFASILEASSISGTRVTYASSAGTYGNSPAPNRIGFGEEPENIYGFSKLAMDRIACRWYDRHPAPIIGLRYFNVFGPGEAHKNEREGNKTASMILQLYEQVKADKQVRLFKFGEQKRDFVYIRDVVSANLAALDASRSGVCNVGSGEARSFNDIVTNLAALLDKNLDVEYFDNPFSFYQEHTEADLSESELLLNWKPEWTLEKGMKDYISLLEKGHRGPAETA, from the coding sequence ATGAGTGAGAGAATTCTGGTTACCGGTGGAGCCGGTTACATTGGCTCAAATATTACCGCGGCACTGCTTAAACGCCCGGCAACCGATGTTGTTGTCGTTGATGACTTCTCATCCGGTGACTGGCGCAATCTGATCCATGTTGATTGTGAAGTGCGCGCTGCCGACTGCGATGATCCGTTTCTGCTTGAAGAGATTGCCGATGGTGGTTTTTCCGCCATCTATCATCAGGCCGCTATCACCGATACAACCGTGATGGATCAGCGACTGATGGTTGAGGTTAACACCAATGCCTTCGCCTCTATTCTTGAAGCCAGCAGCATCTCCGGCACGCGTGTAACCTACGCCTCATCAGCAGGCACCTACGGCAACTCGCCAGCCCCTAACCGTATCGGTTTCGGTGAGGAGCCGGAAAACATCTACGGCTTCTCCAAGCTGGCTATGGATCGCATCGCCTGCCGCTGGTACGACCGCCACCCCGCCCCGATCATCGGACTGCGTTACTTCAACGTATTCGGGCCGGGAGAGGCGCATAAAAATGAGCGCGAAGGCAATAAAACCGCATCAATGATCCTGCAGCTTTATGAGCAGGTGAAAGCGGACAAACAGGTTCGCCTGTTTAAATTCGGTGAGCAAAAACGCGATTTTGTTTACATTCGTGATGTTGTCTCTGCCAACCTTGCCGCACTGGATGCATCACGCTCAGGCGTATGCAACGTGGGCTCCGGAGAAGCGCGCAGCTTTAATGATATTGTCACCAACCTCGCTGCTCTGCTCGACAAAAATCTGGATGTCGAATACTTTGATAATCCATTTTCATTCTATCAGGAACATACCGAAGCTGATCTCAGTGAGTCAGAACTACTGCTCAACTGGAAGCCGGAATGGACGCTGGAAAAAGGTATGAAAGACTATATTTCACTTCTTGAAAAAGGCCACCGTGGCCCTGCGGAGACAGCATGA
- the sucC gene encoding ADP-forming succinate--CoA ligase subunit beta, protein MNIHEYQAKAMLSEFGVPVPRGVLALSVDEAVAASDQLGGDLWVVKAQIHAGGRGKAGGVRLCRSKREVRIAAEALLGSTLITKQTGEAGKEVKRLYVEEGLNINSEFYLSLLVDRETEKVAFVVSPAGGMDIEEVAASSPEKILTLSVAGDQPSEYECTTIAAFLGLQGPQVAACADLLAKLHAAFCQKDGSMLELNPLILTADGDLVALDAKFVADSNGLYRHPELVALRDLDEEDPREVEASQFGLNYIALDGRIGCMVNGAGLAMATMDIIQLKGDKPANFLDVGGGVTVDSVCEAFKLLFSDDHVKAVLVNIFGGIVRCDVIANGLLEAIKTHPMRVPVVMRLVGTNEEEGRRLVKDAGLDVRWATDLDQAAEFAVAAAGEQASLSRCAIDGDMR, encoded by the coding sequence TTGAATATTCATGAATATCAGGCCAAAGCCATGCTTAGCGAATTTGGCGTGCCGGTTCCGCGTGGCGTGCTTGCGCTCAGTGTGGATGAGGCAGTTGCTGCGAGCGATCAACTGGGGGGAGATCTCTGGGTAGTAAAAGCTCAGATTCATGCCGGAGGACGCGGTAAAGCAGGTGGTGTGCGTCTCTGCAGATCAAAGCGTGAAGTGAGGATTGCGGCTGAAGCGCTGTTGGGTTCAACGTTAATAACCAAACAGACCGGAGAAGCGGGTAAAGAGGTGAAGCGGTTGTATGTGGAAGAGGGATTAAATATTAACTCCGAATTCTACCTGAGCTTGCTGGTTGATCGTGAAACAGAGAAGGTTGCCTTTGTGGTCAGTCCTGCCGGTGGCATGGACATCGAAGAGGTGGCTGCATCATCACCTGAAAAGATTCTCACCTTGTCGGTTGCAGGGGATCAGCCCTCTGAGTATGAATGCACGACCATAGCTGCATTCCTCGGGCTCCAGGGGCCGCAGGTTGCAGCCTGTGCCGATCTGCTCGCAAAACTGCACGCGGCATTTTGCCAGAAAGATGGCTCTATGCTTGAGCTTAACCCTCTGATTCTGACTGCTGATGGTGATCTGGTGGCACTCGATGCCAAGTTTGTTGCTGATAGTAACGGGCTCTACCGACATCCTGAGTTGGTGGCGCTGCGTGATCTTGATGAAGAGGATCCGCGTGAAGTTGAAGCTTCGCAATTCGGGCTGAACTATATCGCACTGGATGGTCGGATCGGTTGTATGGTCAACGGGGCAGGGCTTGCCATGGCGACAATGGATATCATTCAGCTTAAGGGCGACAAACCGGCCAATTTCCTGGATGTGGGCGGCGGTGTAACCGTCGATTCGGTATGTGAGGCTTTCAAGCTTCTGTTCAGTGATGATCATGTTAAAGCGGTGCTGGTGAATATTTTCGGTGGCATCGTGCGCTGTGATGTGATCGCCAACGGCCTGCTGGAAGCGATTAAAACCCATCCAATGCGTGTGCCTGTTGTGATGCGGTTGGTGGGTACCAATGAAGAAGAGGGACGCAGGCTGGTTAAAGATGCCGGTCTTGATGTACGTTGGGCTACTGATCTGGATCAGGCCGCTGAATTTGCAGTTGCTGCTGCGGGGGAGCAAGCATCGCTGTCCCGATGCGCGATAGATGGGGATATGAGATGA
- the mdh gene encoding malate dehydrogenase, giving the protein MRWSEINSSGSSVFNPKKITVVGAGHVGATAAFLAAKNELADIVLIDVIEGVPQGKALDMYESSPILRFDSAVIGTNDYADTANSDLVIITAGIARKPGMSRDDLLSINAGIIADVTRNIVSHSPDCIILVVTNPLDAMVYTALKVSGFPKHRVIGMAGVLDSARMRAFIADELKVSINNVNAFVLGGHGDTMVPLPRYSTVAGIPITELLSPERVDEICQRTADGGAEIVRLLKTGSAFYAPGASVVQMAEAIIRDNKRVLPCCAYLEGEYGVNGYYLGVPCKLGAGGLEAIIELDLTEQERAGLAKSMQAVAELVEQVDGFGLY; this is encoded by the coding sequence ATGCGCTGGTCAGAAATTAACAGTTCAGGATCATCTGTATTTAATCCAAAAAAGATTACGGTGGTGGGTGCTGGCCATGTCGGTGCCACTGCTGCATTTCTTGCTGCCAAGAATGAGTTGGCTGATATTGTCCTGATCGATGTCATTGAGGGCGTGCCGCAGGGCAAGGCGCTTGATATGTATGAATCATCACCGATTCTTCGCTTTGACAGCGCGGTGATCGGAACCAATGACTATGCCGATACTGCCAATTCAGATCTGGTCATTATTACCGCAGGTATCGCCAGAAAACCCGGCATGAGCCGTGATGATCTACTCTCGATCAATGCCGGTATCATTGCCGATGTCACACGTAATATCGTCAGTCACTCGCCCGACTGCATCATTCTGGTCGTCACCAATCCACTCGATGCGATGGTTTATACCGCCCTGAAAGTATCCGGTTTCCCCAAACATCGTGTCATCGGTATGGCCGGTGTGCTTGATTCGGCCCGCATGCGAGCATTTATTGCTGATGAGCTAAAGGTTTCGATCAATAATGTTAATGCTTTCGTACTTGGAGGCCACGGCGATACGATGGTGCCGTTGCCTCGCTACTCGACAGTGGCAGGTATTCCGATCACTGAACTTTTGAGCCCTGAGCGGGTAGATGAAATTTGCCAGCGTACAGCCGATGGCGGAGCTGAAATTGTCAGGCTGCTGAAAACCGGTTCAGCCTTCTATGCGCCGGGAGCATCGGTAGTGCAGATGGCCGAAGCGATTATCAGGGATAATAAGCGGGTGCTTCCATGCTGTGCCTATCTTGAGGGTGAATATGGAGTTAACGGCTATTATCTCGGCGTGCCGTGCAAGCTTGGTGCAGGAGGGCTTGAGGCGATTATAGAGCTTGATCTGACAGAGCAGGAGAGGGCAGGGCTGGCAAAATCCATGCAGGCGGTAGCCGAGTTGGTGGAGCAAGTCGATGGCTTCGGTCTCTATTGA
- a CDS encoding NADP-dependent isocitrate dehydrogenase, with amino-acid sequence MTPNTPTIIYTITDEAPALATYSLLPIVQTFAKAANVNVETRDISLAGRIIANFPDRLSEAQKIGDALSELGEVAKTPDANIIKLPNISASIPQLHAAIKELQEHGFDIPDYPDDAQSSDEHEIKARYAKVLGSAVNPVLREGNSDRRVADAVKQYAKDNPHSMGPWSSDSKSHVAHMSAGDFYGSEKSCTIDDACSYRIELIDSDGNSFVLKTSAPLQSGEVIDAAVMSRKALRAFYAAQIEDANNSGVLLSLHLKATMMKVSDPIMFGHAVTVYFKDLFEKHAALFAELGVDASNGLGDLYAKIATLPDAQRLEIEADIQAIYESHPALAMVDSDKGITNLHVPSDVIIDASMPAAIRSSGKMWGSDGKLHDAKFMIPDRCYAGIYQETISFCREHGAFDPITMGNVANVGLMAQKAEEYGSHDKTFNIPTDGKVRVIDDAGNILLEHAVEKGDIWRMCQAKDAPIRDWVKLAVSRARATGNPAIFWLDSNRAHDANLINKVNAYLADHDTAGLDIQIMAPVNAIRHALGRVKQGLDTISVTGNVLRDYLTDLFPILELGTSAKMLSIVPLLAGGGLFETGAGGSAPKHVQQFVKENHLRWDSLGEFLALAVSLEDMAAKTGNAKAAVVAEALNAANGKFLKENKSPSRRVNELDNRGSHFYLAMYWAQALAAQNSDLELQSQFTPLAQQLTEHESIIIDELNSVQGTAVDMGGYFHADPAKVARAMRPSLTFNAILNKIA; translated from the coding sequence ATGACACCCAACACACCCACCATCATCTACACCATCACTGATGAGGCCCCGGCTCTGGCCACCTACTCGCTCCTTCCAATTGTGCAAACCTTCGCCAAAGCCGCCAATGTGAATGTTGAAACCAGAGATATATCTCTTGCTGGCAGGATCATTGCCAACTTCCCTGACCGATTAAGTGAAGCACAGAAGATCGGTGATGCGTTGAGTGAACTGGGTGAAGTGGCTAAAACGCCGGATGCCAACATCATCAAACTGCCGAACATCAGTGCTTCAATCCCTCAACTCCACGCTGCTATCAAAGAGCTGCAGGAACACGGTTTTGATATCCCTGACTATCCGGATGATGCACAGAGCAGTGATGAACATGAGATCAAAGCCCGTTATGCCAAAGTGTTAGGCAGTGCCGTGAACCCTGTATTGCGTGAAGGCAACTCTGATCGTCGCGTGGCTGATGCTGTTAAACAGTATGCTAAAGATAACCCGCACAGCATGGGGCCCTGGAGCAGCGACTCCAAATCACATGTAGCACATATGTCGGCTGGTGATTTCTATGGCAGTGAAAAATCATGCACTATTGACGATGCGTGCAGTTACCGCATTGAACTGATTGATAGCGACGGCAACAGCTTTGTTCTGAAAACCAGTGCCCCGCTACAGAGTGGTGAAGTGATTGATGCGGCGGTGATGAGCCGCAAAGCCCTGCGCGCCTTTTATGCCGCCCAGATTGAGGATGCCAACAACTCAGGCGTCCTCCTTTCACTGCACTTGAAAGCGACGATGATGAAGGTTTCCGACCCGATCATGTTCGGCCATGCCGTCACCGTCTATTTCAAAGATCTGTTTGAGAAACATGCCGCACTGTTTGCAGAGCTTGGTGTTGATGCCAGCAATGGCCTTGGTGATCTCTATGCCAAGATCGCCACACTGCCGGATGCACAACGCCTTGAGATCGAAGCGGATATTCAGGCCATTTATGAGAGTCACCCTGCCCTTGCCATGGTCGATTCCGACAAAGGCATCACTAACCTGCATGTTCCCAGCGATGTCATTATTGATGCATCGATGCCTGCAGCGATTCGCTCCTCCGGCAAGATGTGGGGCAGCGATGGCAAGCTTCACGATGCCAAATTTATGATTCCTGATCGCTGTTATGCCGGCATCTATCAGGAGACCATCAGCTTCTGCAGAGAGCATGGAGCCTTTGATCCAATCACCATGGGTAATGTGGCCAATGTCGGTCTGATGGCGCAGAAGGCTGAGGAGTACGGCTCGCACGATAAAACCTTTAATATCCCTACAGATGGCAAGGTTCGTGTGATCGATGATGCAGGTAATATCCTACTTGAGCATGCAGTTGAGAAGGGTGATATCTGGCGCATGTGTCAGGCCAAGGATGCGCCAATTCGAGACTGGGTAAAACTGGCCGTTAGTCGCGCCCGGGCTACAGGTAATCCTGCTATATTCTGGCTTGATTCTAACCGTGCCCACGACGCCAATCTGATCAACAAGGTCAACGCCTATCTGGCAGATCACGATACTGCCGGACTCGATATTCAGATCATGGCGCCGGTTAACGCTATTCGTCATGCACTCGGCAGAGTTAAACAGGGGCTGGATACCATTTCAGTCACTGGCAATGTGCTGCGTGACTATCTGACCGATCTCTTCCCGATTCTGGAACTGGGAACCAGTGCCAAGATGCTCTCTATCGTGCCGCTACTGGCCGGAGGCGGCCTGTTTGAAACAGGTGCTGGAGGTTCTGCCCCCAAACATGTGCAGCAGTTTGTGAAAGAGAATCACCTGCGCTGGGACTCTCTCGGCGAATTTCTGGCCCTGGCTGTATCGCTGGAAGATATGGCAGCTAAAACCGGCAATGCTAAAGCAGCCGTAGTTGCAGAGGCGCTGAATGCCGCCAATGGCAAATTCCTCAAAGAGAACAAGTCACCTTCTCGCAGGGTTAATGAGCTGGATAACCGTGGCAGCCATTTCTATCTGGCGATGTACTGGGCCCAGGCTCTGGCTGCACAAAACAGTGATCTGGAGCTGCAGTCACAATTCACACCACTGGCACAACAGCTTACAGAGCATGAGAGCATCATCATTGATGAGTTGAACAGTGTGCAGGGCACTGCAGTTGATATGGGTGGCTATTTCCACGCTGATCCTGCAAAGGTGGCGCGTGCCATGCGCCCAAGTCTCACATTTAATGCTATACTGAATAAGATAGCATAA
- the secB gene encoding protein-export chaperone SecB yields the protein MSEQDRAASEENAPIFSVQKIYVKDLSFENPNAPEMFAAPASQPKIEMNLGLENRQIDDEHWEVSLKVSAVARDSESEKVLFDIEVEYAGLFYLKNIPEEHMEMILGVDCPTVIFPYARQMISTMTVDGGFMPLLLEPVNFGAAFANSKQAN from the coding sequence ATGTCAGAGCAAGACAGAGCAGCAAGCGAAGAGAACGCACCGATTTTCAGCGTACAGAAGATATATGTGAAGGATCTCTCCTTTGAGAACCCGAATGCACCTGAGATGTTTGCAGCTCCCGCCTCGCAACCGAAGATTGAGATGAATCTTGGGCTGGAGAACAGGCAGATCGATGATGAGCACTGGGAGGTCTCCCTGAAGGTCTCAGCCGTGGCGCGTGACAGTGAAAGCGAAAAGGTGCTGTTCGACATTGAAGTAGAATATGCCGGACTCTTCTATCTGAAGAACATCCCTGAAGAGCATATGGAGATGATTCTCGGCGTTGATTGCCCGACAGTTATCTTCCCATATGCACGCCAGATGATCAGCACCATGACTGTCGATGGTGGTTTTATGCCGCTACTGCTGGAGCCGGTGAATTTCGGCGCGGCTTTTGCCAATAGCAAGCAGGCTAATTAA
- a CDS encoding zinc-ribbon domain-containing protein, which yields MEFIQCPYCQKKYGVSDKLRRATGKRINCKHCQKTFIIFIQEKISPAVQNQIDEQRHTREVQQEQQIEPEIIEIPPEPQKEPESEKKKTASGGKKKRKATKKSANKPLNMQMVILVILGTLFIAGSSGAYLYFYNHELFERLAEPPQAEPESNPESNIKPFDPFAKMVKPESEDESQTSPAGNEAVQQETKQTASSPEDNPVAATKDKDKAATDGPLNPSQVCRDAAADYWIRTNMIANAMLTNEAYMKLLSQGISLTDEVRTRCKERELVGRLAESARSEDVPEWIKKEIINRTSVKPTKSKTPSTSGF from the coding sequence TTGGAATTTATCCAGTGCCCGTATTGTCAAAAGAAGTATGGCGTCAGCGATAAGCTGAGACGCGCGACTGGCAAGCGAATTAACTGCAAACACTGTCAGAAGACATTTATCATCTTTATACAGGAGAAGATAAGCCCGGCCGTTCAGAATCAGATCGATGAGCAGCGACACACCAGAGAGGTTCAACAAGAGCAACAGATTGAACCGGAGATCATAGAGATCCCCCCGGAACCACAAAAAGAGCCCGAAAGCGAAAAGAAAAAAACTGCCTCAGGCGGCAAAAAAAAGAGGAAAGCGACAAAAAAAAGCGCCAATAAACCACTGAATATGCAGATGGTTATCCTGGTTATTCTGGGCACGCTGTTTATCGCAGGCTCCTCAGGCGCATACCTCTACTTCTATAACCATGAGCTTTTTGAAAGGTTAGCAGAACCGCCACAGGCAGAGCCCGAATCAAACCCCGAATCAAACATTAAACCATTCGACCCCTTTGCCAAAATGGTGAAACCTGAAAGCGAAGATGAATCTCAAACTTCTCCTGCCGGGAATGAAGCCGTGCAACAAGAGACCAAACAGACAGCTTCCAGCCCTGAAGATAACCCTGTTGCAGCCACAAAAGATAAAGATAAGGCAGCAACGGATGGTCCGCTTAACCCGTCACAGGTATGCCGGGATGCGGCAGCGGACTACTGGATTCGTACCAATATGATCGCCAATGCCATGCTCACCAACGAGGCATATATGAAGCTATTGAGTCAGGGAATCAGCCTGACCGATGAGGTGCGTACACGCTGCAAGGAGCGTGAACTGGTCGGCAGACTGGCGGAATCAGCCAGATCCGAAGATGTGCCGGAGTGGATCAAAAAAGAGATTATCAACCGCACATCCGTTAAGCCGACAAAGAGCAAAACACCATCAACGTCAGGTTTCTAA
- a CDS encoding ATP-binding protein — MDQKNFFYLHCVLRLAIIILVAEILAMLLFDVTGLEDSLSQLAEAVLDGVLLVTLSSYPLYLFVYKPILKSFKKDQQQIEMLAEALQGAGESVIITRPDGEIVYVNQAFSDVTGYSQQEAIGGNPNMLQSGKQDRHFYERMWASIKSKGQWKGELWNKRKSGELYPEALDVRSIPDEDGNTKFLVGVFSDLTEQKRVENALLQTQKLEAVGTLVGGVAHNFNNLLAAISGKAYVAQVKAKKSGAPDAVIENLDDIQTLSFDASHLVKQLLAFARESQHDKENITLAAALRDAVATAQIGIPEDIEVKLDLSSEPMTIFADQTHIKQAIINLVNNARDAVRSSVVKAIHIRLYPSQPENCCDRGACHIHCKNIACLEIQDTGTGINSSDLDKVFEPFFTTKEVGQGTGLGLSTAHGIITSHNGSIHVRSTFSKGSTFKVCLPLAESDQTEVTTASKTPVQVSHSGTILVADDAIEVRKTVASVLESFGHHVIQASDGIDAIEKFYAHQHEISLVISDIVMPRMDGVDSVLEMRKTYPELPVIFMTGYDAPKEKTQKILDNETSMLLNKPFKTAELSKLVNKLINRNG, encoded by the coding sequence ATGGATCAGAAAAACTTCTTTTACCTTCATTGTGTCCTGCGACTGGCCATCATCATTCTGGTTGCCGAAATATTGGCCATGCTACTGTTTGATGTCACTGGTCTGGAGGATTCTCTATCACAACTGGCAGAAGCGGTACTTGATGGTGTTCTTCTTGTTACACTCTCTTCCTACCCTCTCTACCTGTTTGTATATAAACCCATCCTGAAAAGTTTCAAAAAAGATCAGCAACAGATTGAGATGCTCGCTGAAGCACTTCAGGGGGCTGGTGAGAGCGTGATTATCACCCGACCTGATGGCGAGATCGTCTATGTCAATCAGGCCTTTTCTGATGTTACTGGTTATTCGCAGCAGGAAGCCATCGGTGGCAATCCGAATATGCTGCAATCGGGCAAACAGGATCGCCACTTCTATGAACGGATGTGGGCATCGATCAAGAGTAAGGGACAGTGGAAAGGTGAACTGTGGAACAAGCGCAAAAGTGGTGAACTCTATCCCGAGGCTCTGGATGTCAGATCTATCCCCGATGAAGATGGCAACACTAAATTCCTTGTTGGTGTCTTCTCAGATCTGACTGAACAGAAACGAGTTGAAAATGCCCTCTTGCAGACCCAGAAGCTGGAGGCGGTGGGTACACTCGTTGGTGGTGTTGCCCACAACTTTAATAACCTGCTGGCAGCCATTTCAGGAAAAGCCTATGTGGCTCAGGTCAAAGCGAAAAAGAGTGGTGCACCCGATGCAGTCATTGAAAACCTTGATGATATTCAGACCCTCTCCTTTGATGCATCACATCTGGTCAAACAACTTCTCGCTTTTGCCCGCGAATCACAACACGATAAAGAGAATATCACGTTAGCAGCAGCGCTCAGGGATGCTGTCGCAACGGCACAGATAGGTATCCCTGAGGATATCGAGGTCAAACTTGATCTCTCCAGCGAACCGATGACCATATTCGCCGATCAGACCCACATCAAACAGGCCATCATCAATCTGGTTAACAATGCACGCGATGCTGTCAGGAGCAGTGTCGTCAAAGCCATCCATATTCGCCTCTACCCAAGCCAGCCCGAAAACTGTTGTGATCGTGGTGCCTGCCATATCCACTGTAAAAACATCGCCTGTCTGGAAATTCAGGATACAGGCACAGGCATCAACTCTTCCGATCTGGATAAAGTCTTTGAGCCCTTCTTTACCACCAAGGAGGTGGGTCAAGGAACCGGGCTGGGCCTATCTACAGCGCATGGCATCATCACCTCACACAATGGCTCCATTCATGTCAGAAGCACCTTCTCCAAGGGCTCTACTTTTAAGGTATGCCTGCCACTGGCTGAGAGTGATCAAACAGAAGTTACGACTGCATCTAAAACGCCGGTTCAAGTCTCACATTCAGGCACCATTCTTGTCGCAGATGATGCTATAGAGGTACGTAAAACGGTTGCATCGGTGCTTGAGAGTTTCGGCCATCATGTCATTCAGGCCAGCGATGGTATTGATGCGATTGAGAAGTTCTATGCCCATCAACATGAAATTTCACTGGTCATCAGCGATATTGTCATGCCCCGCATGGATGGCGTGGACAGTGTGCTTGAGATGCGAAAAACCTATCCCGAACTGCCGGTAATCTTCATGACCGGTTACGATGCGCCCAAAGAGAAGACCCAGAAGATTCTCGATAATGAAACCTCAATGCTGCTGAATAAACCTTTCAAAACCGCGGAACTCAGCAAACTCGTGAACAAACTGATCAACAGAAATGGATAA
- a CDS encoding outer membrane protein assembly factor BamE, translated as MIKHLILPFALSAMLLGGCVYEPIHQGNRLKIGSIMQIQEGDTKFSVEQALGTPSLDHVMQENRVVYFEQFEDEESGDMIKRGVEITYDDALRVKEIRRFGFENEE; from the coding sequence ATGATCAAACACTTGATTCTACCCTTTGCCCTTAGCGCTATGCTGCTTGGCGGCTGTGTGTATGAACCGATCCATCAGGGTAATCGACTGAAAATCGGTAGTATCATGCAGATCCAGGAGGGTGATACCAAATTCAGCGTCGAACAGGCGCTCGGTACACCTTCGCTTGATCATGTCATGCAGGAAAATCGCGTTGTTTACTTCGAACAGTTTGAAGATGAAGAGAGTGGCGATATGATTAAACGTGGTGTTGAAATCACCTATGACGATGCACTGCGCGTCAAAGAGATTCGTCGTTTCGGGTTTGAAAACGAGGAATAA
- a CDS encoding peptidoglycan-binding protein produces the protein MNKKLKMFMRGKGVSMLQELLQRMGYPMHDQPGLFGVATRSAVKDFQSKKGLKATGDADEALLDLMRQNFAAPATDKKAKAKPAQTPALMPASQMQLDAITRLLISKGIFSEEELAKALSRPQPVRITQPPLT, from the coding sequence ATGAATAAAAAACTGAAAATGTTTATGCGCGGCAAAGGGGTATCGATGTTGCAGGAGCTTCTGCAACGCATGGGTTACCCCATGCATGATCAACCCGGTCTGTTCGGGGTGGCAACACGCAGTGCGGTTAAAGATTTCCAGTCGAAAAAAGGGCTGAAAGCTACAGGTGACGCCGATGAGGCGCTGCTTGATCTGATGCGACAAAACTTTGCTGCGCCAGCAACTGATAAAAAGGCCAAAGCTAAACCAGCCCAGACTCCGGCGCTTATGCCCGCCAGTCAGATGCAGTTGGATGCCATCACCCGCCTGCTGATCAGCAAAGGCATCTTTAGCGAAGAGGAACTTGCTAAAGCGCTGTCGCGACCACAACCGGTGCGTATCACGCAGCCGCCTCTGACCTGA